Within Quercus lobata isolate SW786 chromosome 5, ValleyOak3.0 Primary Assembly, whole genome shotgun sequence, the genomic segment TGTGGGTACAGCAGTTGCTGTTGTTGCTGCTGATAAGGTTGTTGCAGTGAAAGCTGCTGCTGCTGATTGTATTGTAACTGTTGTTGCTGAAGCTGTTGCaactgctgctgctgctgaaaGGGATTTTGTTGCAGTTGATGGTAATGTTGTTGCAGTTGCTGCTGATACTGCTGTTGCTGGGGATATTGCTGCTGCTGTTGCAGTTgcaattgttgttgttgtagaaGAAACTGCTGTTGCTGGTAGTAATAATATTGCCACATATGATTATTCTGAACAGGCCCATACTGCCCATCACTTTGTATTACATACTGAGAAGTCTGCGAAGCAATAGGTAGAGCAGGCAGCTGAGACTCGGATGCAGTGGCAATACTCTGTTGCTGCACATTTTGCACTTGCCAGGCATTGTTAGTTGTTAAATTAGTATGAGCAGCTGCTTCTTGAAACTGATTTTGTCCTTGACTGCTTTGCTGAACTTGTGCATTTTGAGAAGACTGATTGGAATAACATTGACTTGAAGGCATTTGAGCATCCATTTCAGCCCTTGGGTACTTTTGTGGAGGCTCCTGCCGATGTTGATGCATTTTTCGTTGTGAATGCCCTCGAgacccaaatttaaaatttctgcGAACTCTATCAGAATTATTTCTTTGCCGCCAATTTCCACCACTATTTGCAGTAAACTGTGGCTGCCTAATTGTCTGTGTTGGAATAGGATTTTGATGGCTTGCTGAAGCTGAGGGATTAACCACTTCAATTTTAGTTCTGGAAGAAGCTTGAGTACCTAATGGGCTGCACAATGAAGCATTGGGACTAGCACTACAACTGCTCTGTAGCATGCTTCTATTCAACATTTGGGTATCTTCAGAAGATTCACGCGTGTGAGATGTAGCGGGAACCGATTTAGGAGATCTATCATTCTGGGTGTCCAAGGAGAGATTCTCCAACAAAGGTGGCTTCAGGTCTTGTTCAGACTCATGGTCATACTGTTGCTGAACATCAGGTTCTTTCAAGCATTCTTTTGAAGATTGTAGAGATTCAGCTCCATTAGCAATATCACCAAGTCTGTCAACAGATGACACCATTGGTTCAGAAATATCTTCTCTAGGCTGCTTGGAACCTTCTGGAGCCACCTGTTTTACTTGTATCAAATTTAAAGATGACACATTTGGATCAGGAGTATCTCTTCTGAGCTGCTCAGGAACTTCTGGAGATACGTGTTCTTGTACTAAATCTACAGATGGCACACTTGGTTCGGGAGTCTGGTCTACAGAAGGCACACCTGGTTCAAGAGTACTGTCTACAGAAGCCACACCTGGTTCGAGAATATTGTCTACAGAAGGCACACCTGGTTCGAGAATATTGTCTACAGAAGGCACACCCGGTTCAAGAGTATTGTCTTGGGGCTGCTCAGAAACTTTTGGAGATGCCTGTACACTGTTGCCATCTTCTCTTGATTGGGTCTGGTCTACAGAAACCCGCTCAATTTGATTATCATTATTTTCAAAAGATGGAAGTTTCTGTTCTGATATGTTAGTTGGAGCCTGATCAGACTGGGTATCATACTTTTCTAAAGGTGACATTTTCTTGTCTTGTAAAGTGAGTTGGATCAAGAGGTTAGAACTCAAATCTCCATATTGCTGATGAGGCTTAGAGAGTGTCCTTAGAGAGTTTGGAAATAATCGTATGTGCCGGTTCCATGCCTTCCTCAAGTCATGGATGGTTCCACAGAGGTCAACAAACTGCTCCCATCATACATGAATTAGTAACAAGTGGATTCTGATAGAATTGCTGAGATTTTTTAGATAGGAATGCATGTAAATAGGAAATTGTACAATAAAGCATGAGTGTGGAGATGCAATTTCAATTAACTCATTAATACGCACCCGCgcgccggggggggggggggggtgtgtggtGTGGGGAAGAGGGATCCTTAGTCAACATATAGCATGAATGAGAAAAGGGCTTTCAAATGAAACACATTAAGCGACAGCATATGGAAGAGAAAGATACAGACTCACAAACCAGGAAGAAACGGAACTTCCTCACCAAAACTAGAAAAACAGAAAATGaaatggggagagagagagaaagagagagatcatCACCACTTTATACTATATTGCCCAAGACCAGATTGATGGATACCACATCATCCACATTTAATATCCTCTACATCTTGAAATAAGAGTTTAAAGAGAATTTTTACCTCTATATATAAGTTTGAAATATCCTCCGCATCTTTCCCATTTAATCCCTGAGATATTCCTGGCCCTGGAGATATTGCATTAGCTATAACACAGTCTACCACATTTATGTGCCTTGGGCCTTCATGCATCATTGTGAAATTTACCAACTCCtgtagaaattaaaataaagcaTCTGAAGCAACAACTAACTGTTTAATAGCAGTTAGAACACGATTATAATGCTGCAGAGTCAAGGGTTCATAATTTAAGAAACAAACTGACAATTTAGCATTAAAACTTGATTGTGACCATTTATGCAAGCCTGTGTATGTTGCAGAGACTGTCAATCATTTTTGCTTCAGGATTTCAGAAATgtaacaaataaattgaaaaatataaatttaaattgataCAATTCAATGTTGACATATTGTCATTATTTTCGACAAGCATATAATGTGGGAAGCAATAATATGATTAGATGGAAAAAGGGCAGAAAACCTCTAATAGTAATTTGCAGTGAGGCAAATTTTTGATGCCATCTACCAAGACATTTATGGCAGCATCTGCACTACCAGAACTCTGTAgtgtaaaccaaaaaaagaaaggaaaaatcagtaaccaTATCTAATGTCAGCATTCAAATGTAGAACAAACACAGAAGGAATGACGAATtacccaaaagagaaaaagaaaaagagaggaacaGTTCATATTTGCAAAACAAAGAAGCTACAATGAAGAAAAGGTGCTTCCTAAATGGCCAAACTGGGAACGCACATTTACTCTCCCTTACCAGTTTTATATCAAATCAACGGAATTCAGCTTTACTTGGTTCAATGTATAAGTATCTCAAACACAAACAAGCATAAAAGCACACAATAGCAAATagaatgttttgaaaattttgaatatgatCTTTTCATGTTGAAGAAGAAAGACTAATTTTGGGAAAGCAGAAATAAAACAATAGTAAGACTCTCAAACAATTTAGCCCGAGAAATCAATCAATAAGTAATtgacaattaaaattttaattttttaaaataaatctgGATCTACAGACAGTGCatgtaaaaattgataaaattgcaATGTTGAAAAGTTGGGTGTGGATATATCACCTACCATATATTTAAGCCGAGAAAAATGCACATATAAAATGGAAAGAGTATGCGTCATTTTCTTCATGGCAGCCATTTCTAGTGCTTCTTTGTACACATTGGAAGCTGCTTCAAGATTTCCCTGATAGTGTTGGAACACAAAAGCATATGTAATTTATTAAACTAATTATAGACAGTATAAAGTCAAATTAGCTTTCATTTTTGAATGATAAAAGAGAGGATCACACACCATACGTTTTTCCATGTTAGCtttcattttaacattttccacAAAGTTGGGACCAGATTCTGCCTCGCATTGAAGAAAAGCAGCCTGGGCCCCACACACATCTCCTATTTGCTCCTTAAACCTGGATTTGAAAAGATGGACCACTGGAACTCTCTGCAACGAACATATGAGGAGGGCCATAAACACCTCCAGTCATGTATAAAGCAATCGAGTCAAAGTATCCTATGAAAACCAGCAATCAAAAAAGTTTCAGAGTTCCATAAGCTTGTCTTGTAGTTAATTAGAGTACTGTAGATACAGGAGGGAATTCTGATTTAGTCCATCTGCATAATGTCATTCAAGTTTTCCTCGAGGGTATTCAGGACAGCTTAGCTAGTTCTTAGATAGCATTAAACAATATTCACACTGCCCAATATATGATATTGGTACAAAACATTATTTCGTGATAAAGCTATAATAATATCACTATGCTCAAGTAGTTTGAATGGTGCTAAGATGGTTTCACAGGCAGCATATTCCCACTATTACACAATGGGAAAATTATTTCCAGTAGTTCACTTTTTATGTATAAGGTAAACATAAGAAGGTAATACATCTATAGGAGTCAAGATTGTGGATACCTACAAGAATTGTCGTATGAGGAATTACCTTttaattcaaacaaaaattgcaaaagaCATACTCTCCAATCATTTAACGTAATGTTATCTAACATATCCTCATAGGTGGTGCCGGGAGCAGGTCCATTATGAcagatctaaaaaaattaagctgtCAAACTTATAGTCTctataaaatacaaatatctacgcaaataaataataattactttCTTGATCACTCTATTATGTAAACGAGGGTACCTATGCTCCAATCATTTGTGTACAAAAATTCAGTCATTTTTGTCCACTAGTAACCTCTATTTCTTCCACTTCTTTATCCATTCATATTTTGATTGTATTGCATGACACATATTATCTGCAGTAACCCTCCAATAAACTATAATCTTAGGACATAATTGAACTAAGATTTGATCCCAATTTATTGGAATTGGCTATTGATCCTCGTCAACTTGGGAATGGCCACGTATAACTTCTCTGCTATTCTATCCTATCAAAGTCATATTCTTTTTTACAACCCTAATTAACGCATCTTCACTACTTCTGTAAATGTTATTTTATGCCTCTCTATTTCTATTACTTCCTCAACTTAAATTAAATCACTCCTGACTAACATACTGATTAGTCTTCACTACAAATACTGCTTCTTGATAAGTCTTAAACAcaaacattttttctttgacaAAGACGGGGATCAAACTCTGGAAAAAGACCTCACAGAGGAGGTGACTATATCATCAAGCCATAAGCCAATGGACAATCTTATGCGACTTACCCCTATCTTCTCATCAATAAGAGCCAATAGCTTATGGGAGAACTAGAACATCCTGGTGATTCCAATGAAGacatccaaggttcaaatctccCTTATAGCCAATAACCTATAGGAGTCACCCATACCTTTGAACAGACCATTTCATTTCTTATCAATCCTAGCATTCCAGTCCATCTTAATATTCACACCTTGGCTGCATTCATCATGTTTCtttttaacaacttaaaaaattttgcacCATAGAGCATAGCTGGTCTTCCGATAATCCCATCAACCTATAATTTTAGGAGTAAATACAAAGCACACCCTCTAAGTTTggggtaattttgattttagtctCCAGTATTTAAAACTTCTGATTTTAGCCCTAAATATTTGAGTCTGTTTTTAACGCAGTCCTTCTGCCTAAACATGTTAATAATGAGGCAGTTAAATGCCACCTATGCCTGTAATTTGCGCTAGCTGGTACAATTAAAAcgatattaataataataacagttCTTTAAAATCAAAGtataaactcaaaaataatataaaataactgGATCAATCTCTTTTTCTAGCATGTTTTCGACATCCAAACAAAGAGACTACAACCCAACCCTACCACCACACCATCAGCTCACCACCCATCACATATCATCAATGTGTGTACGATATACCCAATTGAGAAAAGACCAGATTCAAAGAATTTGcaatttcagaaaaagaaaaaaagtgaaagtcAAAGAGGAGCTATTGAAGGGAGGAAGTGCCacttgagctagagctcattggcaacatgttttcaatttatacGGAAACCAATGGGCAAAATTAAAACGATATTAACAAACAAAATCAGTGTACTTgaaatggaagagaaaaaaaaaattatttatatatatatgaggaaAATACCTTCAGAAAAATTAGTGTCGATCGGTCCAAAGCATTATTGGCTATTTCTCTTCCTCCCTTAGATTCCATAAACTCCACATAACGAATCCAAAATTCCGGGTAATTAGCACATGGAATCAAGCATCTCTCATAAAGTTTAACAGCCTACCATCAGGGAAAGAAAAGGGTAGGTATTAGAAATCCTAAGAGAAGGGAGTGAATGTAAAGGaggagaagggggggggggggggggggcaggcATAGTCCACATAAGCACAAGGATAATATTTTACCCAGTCAAAATCCCCATGCATCTCAACAAAGTCCAGATAGTTATGCCAATTCTCCAATTGACTCGAATCTAGTGGCTTCACATGGAAATAAGACCTATGAATATTAGCTTCAAAATGACGAATTTGATCATCTAATTGGTGTGCTTCTTTATAGAACCATTCTCCCACAGACAGATATTTCTGCAGTGCTTTAGATCTAGCAAAGCCAGTGGATGGATCTAGCAGGTCTTTGATGATACAAGAAATCTCATCATCCTTAAAACATATTGGCTCTTTGCTTTCAAGCACAGGTTCTTTCTGTAATTTTTCAGTAGCAGAAATGCTCTTGCACTTTATCTCCTcttcccaaaaagcaaccaACTTCTTAAAGCTGAGGAAAAACGGAACTAATAAGATACAATTTAGATGGAAAACAGAATCATGCTAAAACACTGTGGTAGTATCACAATAAAAGAGAATGCaatggaaacaaaaattaacTGCCTTAAtaaattatggtttttttttttttttttgataagtaataagaatatattaaaaagaagaggGGTGTCACCTGAgtatacaggaagtatacatcaaggacaaaacaaatcaagtgcataaagtacaaaagtccaTGAAACCATGGACTGAAGAAAAAGAACGAAAACCAAACACTGTAACCCAATCTAGAAGAGTCTTAAGGAAGAAGAGTTTAAGATCTGCAATTGATCTCTCTAAGTCCTCAAAATGCCGGttattcctctccctccaaatgcaccacatcaaacaatgggGCACAGCCATCCAAATAGCCGAATTCCGATGCCTCCCCAACTTTCCTTGCCAACAAGCCGACAGATCCACCACTGTTTTCGGCATAAACCAATGAATGCCAAAAAGAGTAAACACCATAGACCATAAATCAAAAGCAATAAGGCAATGGATAAGGAGGTGGTCAACAGATTCCCCATTTCttttacacatacaacaccaatccaaaatcaaaatctgcTGTTTCCTAAGATTATCAATAGTCAAAATATTCCCTAAAGCTGCAGTCCACACAAAAAAAGCAACTCTAGAGGGGACCTTAGACTTCCAAACAGTCTTCCAAGGGAAAGATTGATCGACACTATTAGTCAGCACCTGGTAATAGGAACGAACAGTAAAACCTTTACCCCTAGCAGGTTTCCAACACATCTTATCGTCCCCAACTCCTTTCAAAGAAACTCCATAAATCCTAGACATTAAACTATAGAAGGATTCCAAATCCCAATCTTTGCTGTATCTTCTAAAAGTTAGATCCCAAAAAAGAACACCATTTGGGAACTTCATCAACTCAGACACAGAGGCCTCCTTATTTCGACTTAACGAAAAATGTCTTGGGTAGAGCACACACAAAGAATCGTCCCCACACCAAATATCCTGCCAAAATCTAACAGTAAAACCGGCCCCAACCTCAAATTGGATGTGACGAACAAAAGATGGCCAACCACGACTAATAGACTTCCACAAGCTTACACCATGAGGGCCAATAACAGGAAGAGTGCACCAACCTCCCCCTTCACAACCATATTTTGCCCCTATCACTCTCCTCCACAAGGCCTGACGCTCATTCCCAAATCTCCATAACCACTTTCCAAACAAGGCTTTATTAAAAGTTCTCAGACTTCTAATAGCTAAACCTCCAGAATGAAGAGGAGTGCAAACCGTGGCCCATTTCACTAGGTGAGTTTTCTTAACATCCCCCATACCACTCCAGAGAAAATTCCCTTGAAGTTGCTCAATACGGTTCGCAACCTCCACTAGGATaggaaacagagagagaaaataagttGGAAGATTGGACAATGTACTCTTAATAAGAGTAACTTTACCTCCTTTTGAGAGATACATACATTTCCAACCTGCTAACCTCCTCTCCACCTTCTCCAAAATTAGATTCCAAACAGATCTATCTCTAACATTAGCACCCAACGGAAGACCTAGGTACTGCAATGGAAAGGAGCCTTGCTTGCACCCTAGCACATCCACCATATCTACTATGTTAGGAACCACACCCACGAGAACCAATTCAGATTTGCCCAAATTAATATTCAGCCCAAAAACTACTTCAAACCAAAACAGCACCAGTCGGAGAAACAGAATCTGACCGAGATCAGCATCACAAAAGACCAAGGTATCATCGGCAAATAGAAGATGGGACACCTGCAAAGAGTTCCCTGTAGGACCCACCCTAAAACCAGACATAAGCCCATCCCTCACTGCCTTATCCAACATTTTACCAAAAGCATTCGTAACAATGACAAACAATAACGGGGACAATGGATCACCTTGTCTTAAACCTCTAGAGCTATCAAAAAAACCACATGAAGatccattaatgagaatggAGAATTTAACAGTAGAGATGCAGAAGAAAACCCATCTTCTCCATTTATCATGAAAGCCACAACGATCCAACATATAAATGAGAAAGTCCCAATTTACATGATCATAAGCCTTCTCTACATCCAGCTTACACAACACCCCAAGAACTCCTGACTTTAGCCTACTATCCAAGCATTCATTGGCAATAAGAACATAATCTAAAATTTGTCTTCCTTTGACAAAAGCATTTTGAGATCGTGAACAATATCCTCAAGCACCATTTTCAACCTGTTAGCTAAAACTTTAGCAATAATTTTGTTCACCCCTCCAATTAAACTAATAGGCCGAAAATCCCTTACCTCCACTGCATCAACTTTTTTAGGAATTAAAGAGATGAAAGTAGCATTCAAGCTTTTCTCAAACTGagcattatcaaaaaaatactgaaaaacCTCCAAAATATCAGTTTTGATAATGGCCCAACAAGCCTGAAAAAACGCCATAGGGAATCCATCAGGTCCAGGAGCTTTATCACCATCAAAATCCATGACCACTCCAAAAATCTCAGCTTCCTCAAAAGGTCTTTCCAACCAGCCAGCCTTATCCTCAGAAATCTTCGAAAAATTCAGCACATCTGGATGAAGGACGAATGTGCTTATCTTCCGAGTAAAGACTTTTATAGAACCGAACAGTACCCTCTTCAATAACTTTCTGATCTGATGTCAACACTCCACCAAAGATTAAACTGCCAATACTGTTACTCCTATTAGAATTAGCTATTTGGTGaaagaatttcatattgtaGTCCCCCTCCTTTAACCATAGCACCCTTGATTTTTGTCTCCAACTAATCTCCTCCAACAACACCATCCTCTCAATCTCCAAGCGAATTCTCTCTTTATCGCGCTTCTCATCATCAGAAAGAGATACCCTCTCCTCTTTAGCATCCAGGGCATTCAAATCATTCCATAGATTAATTCTCTTAACGGAGACATTGCCAAACTCGGTTTCATTCCACTTTTTTAAGTCCCCCTTTAAAGCTTTCAATTTCATGGCAAACTTGTAACTAGGAGTTCCAAGAAAATGATACGAGTCCCACCAATTTTTCACCTTCTCCACAAAGTCATCCACTTGAAGCCACATGTTTTCAAAACGAAAAGGCCTACGACCCTTACGAATATCCCCGCCCTCCAAAGAAATGGGAAAGTGGTCTGATAGAACTCTACCCAACCTTTTTTGATGGATATTTGGATAATGCTCCTCCCATTCTGAAGAAAAGAGGAAGCGATCTATCCTAGAACCAGACAGAGAGTTTGACCAAGAGAAACTACCACCCTCCAAAGGGATATCCAATAACCCATTACAAGAGatgaaatcaaaaaaattatacatatccTGAGTGAAGTTCTCTGCCCCCAAACGTTCGGAAGGAAAACGAATTGCATTGAAGTCACCACCCACACACCAAGGCAAATTCCACCAATTAAAAAGACCCGCTAACTCCTCCCACATCAGCCTCTTCTCCCTATCAACATTAGGACCATACACTCCAGAGAAAGCCCATTCAAAATTATCTCCCACATTCCTAAATCTACAAGACACCGAAAAGTCACCCACAGCTTCTTCCAACTTCTCCACCACCCTCCTATCCCACATGACCAAAATCCCACCTGATGCGCCTACTGAGCTCAAGTAAACCCAATCAACATGATGACAACCCCAAATACTTTTAATAAAACCCCTACTGATAAGCTTCATCTTAGTCTCTTGCAAGCAAATGACATCAACCCTCCAAATTCTAATAAGGTTCCTAATTTGGAGTCTTTTATCCTTATCATTCAGCCCCCCCACATTCCAAGAGATTATCTTCAAATTCATTGGGACACAATCAGAGCACTTTTCCTATTGGAACCTCTAGCTTTACCAGATGCAAGATCATAATTAATAGAACTCACCAAGCTCCTCAACTCCCTTAAACCCTTACCTTCACCCTTTGTTTTTTTACTCAATGCATTCGCTGCAGCCCTTTGTCTAATTTTCTCCTCAACAGCTAAGAGAAAATTAGATGCAAGTTCTTCCAAACCTTCAACTAGAGTCTCCAAAAAAGAGCCAAACTCCTGAAACTTGCTCTGAAACCCTGGTGACAAACTAGAATGAATACTTTTCTGACCATCTTCCAAACAACCAAATATGTTATTGACTTCTTGGGTCTCATTAGATTTCGACATAGCTAACGGAGTCACATATAAAGGTTCTGAAAAATCCGAACCTCGTCGATCAAATTCAACCATCTCACCACCATCTGACCAACTCTCCGAGTCTACATCCTCCACCATCACCCCATCCCCCTCAGATTGTACCGTTAAAGGCCTCGAAGAATTTCCTGAATAATCCATGGCCACAAGCTCGTACAAAACAGAGCCCTTAAAAAAGCCTAAAGGCTGTCTCTCGATCCCCATCGGCACCACCACCCTCTTCCCATTACCAAGTTCTAATCCCCACTTGTCTGAGAAGCCCCTTGAAAAATTCGAGTCCACAGCATTATCAAGTAAAAGATGCTTGAACTGTTGCTGTACTAGCCCACTATCGACAGCGAAATTAGACTCCGAAGCCACCATAACGGAGCAAGAGGATATTTGTGGAGTGGAGACTAAATCAGCATGTGGGTTTTCAGATTTCTCAAAATTACGCACCTCGCTGATCAGAACTGGTTCCGAAAGAGGGGTGGGAGCAGGATTAAGCACTTGtggtttcaaaaaaacaaaactaacctttgGGTTTTGGATTGCAGACTCAGATTTGCCAATATCAGAGCATGTAACAACATCGGCATCTGAAGAAGTCACCACCATGTTCATCGGCACCACTTCAGCAAGGATAAGAGACTTGGGGTCAACTTGGGAGTGAGATGATGTCACACGGCACAGATGAAAGCACATCTGAAGGACTACTCAtgtgattttcttgaaaataagaGGCTGGCTGCTGGGCTTTGGGCTTTTGAACAAACCCAATATGGCCCAAGAAGCTGCCACAGGGCTTCCAAGCAGGTTTAAATATGGGCCTGTTCTCTCTAGTAGGGGCTGGCACTTTAGTAGGAGCTTGCTGGCCATTGGGCTTTAAGCCCACTTCCTTGACCTCTGAAAAAATAATATCCCACTTCCCCTCAGACCCACGTTCCACACGGAGGCAAATATCCAAAGTCAGCTTACCTTTAATACCATTGGTAACGATGCCATTAATTATAGACGTGACTTCTGTCCCAAACCCAGCAGTTTCTTTTCCAAGAAGATCATTGCTGAGATCACAAAGATTACCACTGGAAATtgggattttcaaattttgaaattccgTAAATTTCTCCTTCCCTTTATTCACAAACCCATAGTTCCTCTGCCACCCCTCTGGCACCACCACAGCAGGAAGCTTGTGTTCACCGTTTCTGATTCCAATGGTTCCAAAGTTTTTCTGCCGCCCCTCCTGAACCACCACAGCAAGATGCTTGGGTTCACTGTTAATCCTGGAATGTCCCTGCCGGAGAAGAGAATCTTCTAATGTCTTCCTTAGGTGAAGACCAAAACCACCCCACCCTCTCCCTAATTTTCCTTCCGGTATCAATAAGGACCCTCTTCGTCGTCCATGAATGAGTTCAGAAACAAGCAGAAAATTTCCACGAGCATTGGACCCCAactgaataataaaaatcttatttcCTTCCCTAAATGTTCTAGAGAACTGCACAGGTGATTGCTTAGACGCCAACTCTTCCACGTTAAACAACAGCCTCTTGGCACTCTCCTTCCCCAAAGCGTGAAGAATCTCGACCTTTTTCAATAATACGTAATGAATAAAAAGTACCACCTTCTTCGacagaaaattcaaaagctTTGGACTCAACAAAGAAAAACGTGGACCCTCCCATAAATCTCTCTGTTTTAGCCTCCACAAAATAGAGCACAGTGCAACTACTGTAATTTCTACGCCCAAAACTTACTTTAAGATCTCAATACTTATGGTTTGTTGGTCAcaagaaattcaaaattcttacacaaatacataaaggTACCACAAAAATAAATGTGTAGTCACTGAAGAACCAAACGTCCGATTGATAAAATCATATACGATTCAATTCAAGTAAAAATTTGGTGAATTGCTAACAAGAAAGTTCAAATATCAGATAAATCAATCAGCTCAGTTGTAATTGGTAGGATGGGCATGGTTTAGGTATCACAGATTTGCAGCTTGAAAACAACTAATAAACTCAAAATTACTGCATATAAGTGTAATTTTGGGAAGAGTTACtgaatattaaaaacaaaatttgaatagtaaattgaaatttttttttctcttctttttccctttttttttttttggggtgtgtGTGTCATTGCATATAAGGTAGATGAAGACTAATAACATCAGTAGAAGTGATGCAGCACAAGTAGGAAATATGAATGATAAAAGAGCAACAAAAGGAACAACTGGACAAATcctaggcttcaccacctaGAACCTGCCTGCAAACCCTAGGCATCACCACCTAAGGGTGTTTGGCATCACCACCAAACAGAGGAAAACAAAGGAGGAGACATTTCTCAACTCATAATAATCATATTCTTATTCAAATTCAACTGCCTTTCACCATTACAAGAGTGCTAGTTAAATAGTTTTAGGGATTAAACTAATATGGAAAGCATCTAATCAAATCCCTAAAACTGTCTACATTAAtaaccaaattcaaaaacaaaattgattgcAAATTAGACAAAATCTCGGTTCCCTGCATCAAGAAGtaatacagaaaagaaaagaatgtgcAACCTCTTTTTAGGTGAggcatgcaatttttttttttttgaaaagtaagaagagaatattattaataaaagaaaagcaagagaaacacaaagagttcacggtagtgaacaatggaaaaaagaaacagTAAGACAAAAACAGCCCCTAATCTATtctaatagaagaaataaaatCCCTAAGGGTAGAACAATCCGAGAAACCCCAACaacgagaccaatcaaagagggtccTCTGGCAAAACTCTAATAACTGAACCACAGTTTTCTCCTCATCCTCAAAGGCCCG encodes:
- the LOC115989430 gene encoding uncharacterized protein LOC115989430 yields the protein MNLKIISWNVGGLNDKDKRLQIRNLIRIWRVDVICLQETKMKLISRGFIKSIWGCHHVDWVYLSSVGASGGILVMWDRRVVEKLEEAVGDFSVSCRFRNVGDNFEWAFSGVYGPNVDREKRLMWEELAGLFNWWNLPWCVGGDFNAIRFPSERLGAENFTQDMYNFFDFISCNGLLDIPLEGGSFSWSNSLSGSRIDRFLFSSEWEEHYPNIHQKRLGRVLSDHFPISLEGGDIRKGRRPFRFENMWLQVDDFVEKVKNWWDSYHFLGTPSYKFAMKLKALKGDLKKWNETEFGNVSVKRINLWNDLNALDAKEERVSLSDDEKRDKERIRLEIERMVLLEEISWRQKSRVLWLKEGDYNMKFFHQIANSNRSNSIGSLIFGGVLTSDQKVIEEGTVRFYKSLYSEDKHIRPSSRCAEFFEDF